A genomic segment from Candidatus Eisenbacteria bacterium encodes:
- a CDS encoding glycosyltransferase, which produces MIRILHVDSERPWRGGQQQVLLLMGRQRARGDDPRLVAPRGSALAERASNEGFAVHRLGMRGAWDLPTVFALAKLMRDTRPDVVHWHAARAHAVGAMAALVAPGPARVLSRRVQFPVRRSFGSRLLYALPVERIAAISLAVRDSLVRSGVDAGLIRVVPSGIDLAAFSGSSDRDLVRRRLGAADQDVVAVNASALAVGKGQSDLLQAAARSVRRVPSLKIWIVGEGPLERRLRNEQRALGLEGSVAFLGFRTDVLELLRAADFFCLPSLSEGLGTSILEAMAAGLPVVATRTGGVPEIVEEGRTGILVPPSDPAALAEAMVDLASRPALRASMGALGRERAERFSVDQTADMTYQVYRSALAARRRLTV; this is translated from the coding sequence GTGATCCGGATTCTCCATGTAGACTCGGAACGGCCCTGGAGGGGAGGGCAGCAGCAGGTGCTCCTCCTCATGGGGCGGCAGCGCGCGCGCGGCGACGATCCTCGTCTCGTTGCACCCCGTGGAAGCGCGCTCGCCGAGCGCGCCTCGAACGAGGGGTTCGCGGTGCACCGCTTGGGCATGCGCGGTGCGTGGGATCTCCCCACGGTGTTTGCTCTCGCGAAGCTGATGCGGGACACCCGGCCGGACGTCGTGCATTGGCACGCGGCGCGGGCCCATGCGGTCGGCGCCATGGCGGCCCTGGTCGCCCCCGGGCCGGCACGGGTTCTTTCGCGCCGGGTTCAATTCCCCGTGCGTCGCTCCTTCGGCAGCAGGCTTCTCTACGCGCTTCCCGTGGAGCGCATCGCGGCGATCTCGCTGGCCGTGCGCGATTCGCTGGTCCGAAGCGGCGTCGACGCCGGGCTGATCCGAGTCGTTCCGAGCGGAATCGACCTGGCGGCCTTCTCCGGATCTTCCGATCGCGACCTGGTTCGCCGGCGCCTCGGCGCCGCGGACCAGGACGTCGTCGCCGTCAATGCGTCCGCCCTGGCGGTGGGGAAGGGCCAGAGCGATCTTCTCCAGGCGGCGGCACGCTCGGTTCGGCGCGTACCGTCCCTCAAGATTTGGATTGTGGGGGAAGGTCCGCTGGAGAGGAGGCTCCGGAACGAACAACGGGCCCTGGGTCTCGAAGGATCGGTGGCGTTCCTCGGCTTCCGGACCGACGTGCTCGAGCTGCTCCGCGCTGCGGATTTCTTCTGCCTCCCATCGCTGTCGGAAGGGCTCGGCACGTCGATCCTCGAGGCCATGGCCGCCGGCCTCCCGGTGGTCGCGACCCGCACAGGCGGCGTTCCGGAAATCGTCGAGGAAGGGCGGACCGGGATTCTCGTTCCCCCTTCGGATCCGGCGGCACTCGCCGAAGCCATGGTCGATCTGGCCTCCCGTCCCGCGCTGAGGGCCTCGATGGGGGCTTTGGGCCGGGAGCGGGCGGAGCGATTCAGCGTCGATCAAACCGCCGACATGACCTACCAGGTCTATCGCTCGGCGCTCGCCGCCCGGCGTCGATTGACCGTGTAA
- a CDS encoding glycosyltransferase family 9 protein, which translates to MDERGDRRLAVPPPRRVLVTRLRRIGDAILVLPVIEALREAFPACSIDFLAEAGPAQAAAHHPAIDRVLVLDRTLGFLLPAPPRLLWNLRGRRYDWVIDLYGNPRSALLAAWTGAPVRVGPARSARRRFYTHPVPPTAGPVSAIAHHLRSLEALGIRPAVHPPRIALTQVEREQGRLRLESALPGGGPRVGIHPGNRWPAKRWPEERFAALVRGLPRLGVRAVVLAGPGEEALARRIAAGTGGARDAPVIGGLPLRAHWGVIAALDALVTVDGSPIHAGPALRTPTVGILGPTEPEIWFPYRASDGHQLLSREIWCRPCHRHECARMDCLDWIGVGDALQAVARALAHGGGARATA; encoded by the coding sequence GTGGATGAGCGCGGCGACAGGCGCCTCGCGGTTCCTCCGCCCCGGCGCGTGCTCGTCACCCGGTTGCGCAGGATCGGGGATGCGATCCTGGTCCTCCCGGTGATCGAGGCGCTCCGCGAAGCATTTCCAGCGTGTTCGATCGATTTTCTCGCCGAGGCGGGGCCGGCACAGGCCGCCGCCCATCATCCGGCGATCGACCGCGTGCTCGTGCTGGACCGCACGCTGGGATTCCTCCTCCCCGCCCCGCCCCGGCTTCTCTGGAATCTTCGCGGTCGCCGCTACGACTGGGTCATCGATCTCTACGGGAACCCGAGAAGCGCGCTCCTCGCTGCTTGGACCGGCGCGCCGGTCCGTGTGGGGCCCGCCCGCAGCGCGCGCCGGCGGTTCTACACACACCCCGTTCCGCCCACGGCGGGACCGGTTTCCGCGATCGCGCATCATCTCCGCTCGCTCGAGGCGCTCGGGATCCGCCCGGCGGTCCACCCGCCGCGGATCGCCCTCACCCAGGTCGAGCGCGAGCAGGGACGCCTCCGGCTCGAGTCGGCGCTCCCGGGCGGCGGGCCGCGCGTCGGAATCCATCCCGGCAATCGATGGCCGGCGAAGCGATGGCCCGAGGAGCGATTCGCCGCGCTCGTGCGCGGGCTTCCCCGCCTCGGGGTGCGGGCGGTCGTGCTGGCGGGGCCCGGGGAAGAAGCCCTCGCGCGCAGAATCGCGGCGGGGACGGGGGGCGCGCGGGACGCTCCCGTGATCGGCGGCCTCCCGCTCCGCGCCCACTGGGGTGTCATCGCCGCGCTGGATGCGCTCGTCACGGTCGATGGAAGTCCGATCCACGCGGGGCCCGCGCTCAGAACCCCCACCGTAGGCATCCTCGGTCCGACCGAGCCCGAGATATGGTTTCCCTACCGGGCAAGCGATGGCCACCAATTGCTCTCACGTGAGATCTGGTGCCGCCCCTGCCACCGCCACGAATGCGCGCGCATGGACTGCCTCGACTGGATCGGCGTCGGCGACGCGCTCCAGGCTGTGGCGCGCGCGCTGGCGCATGGAGGAGGCGCGCGTGCGACCGCGTGA
- a CDS encoding glycosyltransferase family 9 protein, translating into MATNCSHVRSGAAPATATNARAWTASTGSASATRSRLWRARWRMEEARVRPREERARAVVDLARVRRVLVVRHRAAGDLLLTTPALRALRAGLPSASIDVLTARETGALLRGSPDVDRVLEIDRRSLASQASRYVDLIRGRYDLVLDMVSNPRSAFMTALTRAPVRVGYDLAGRRYAYTIRIPREPLGPGGPQVRYAPEASLDLVRAIGIAPRGLELTLAVPTEAHRTIDEWLRRSGLGARALVACLPSGTWPTKTWLPERFAEVMDRLHGDADILWMWGPGEEPLARECRGRMRNPSTVAPATGWQELAALIARCALLVSNDSGPKHLAVALGVPTVTVFGPTHPGAWQPPAGPHAAIEAAALECLHCNQTVCPLPGDRYMRCMKDVTAAMVIEACRARLRDRVGSVA; encoded by the coding sequence ATGGCCACCAATTGCTCTCACGTGAGATCTGGTGCCGCCCCTGCCACCGCCACGAATGCGCGCGCATGGACTGCCTCGACTGGATCGGCGTCGGCGACGCGCTCCAGGCTGTGGCGCGCGCGCTGGCGCATGGAGGAGGCGCGCGTGCGACCGCGTGAGGAGCGGGCGAGGGCCGTCGTCGATCTTGCGCGCGTGCGCCGCGTCCTCGTGGTGCGCCATCGGGCGGCCGGTGATCTCCTCCTGACCACGCCCGCCCTTCGCGCGCTGCGCGCCGGCCTGCCCTCCGCTTCCATCGACGTGCTCACCGCTCGGGAAACGGGGGCGCTCTTGCGGGGGAGCCCGGATGTGGACCGCGTGCTCGAAATCGATCGACGCTCCCTCGCCTCCCAGGCTTCCCGCTACGTGGACCTGATTCGCGGCCGGTACGATCTCGTCCTCGACATGGTCTCCAACCCGAGGAGCGCCTTCATGACCGCGCTCACGCGCGCGCCGGTTCGGGTGGGCTACGATCTCGCCGGCCGGCGTTACGCCTATACGATTCGAATTCCGCGGGAGCCGCTCGGCCCCGGGGGTCCGCAGGTCCGCTACGCGCCGGAAGCCTCGCTCGATCTCGTTCGCGCGATCGGGATCGCCCCGCGCGGGCTCGAGCTCACGCTCGCCGTGCCGACGGAGGCCCACCGGACCATCGACGAGTGGCTGCGCCGCTCGGGGTTGGGTGCGCGGGCTCTCGTCGCCTGCCTTCCTTCCGGCACGTGGCCGACGAAGACCTGGCTTCCGGAGCGGTTCGCGGAGGTCATGGACCGGCTCCACGGCGACGCCGACATCCTCTGGATGTGGGGCCCCGGGGAGGAGCCCTTGGCGCGGGAGTGCCGCGGGCGAATGCGAAACCCGTCCACGGTCGCGCCCGCGACCGGATGGCAGGAGCTGGCCGCGCTGATCGCGCGTTGCGCCCTCCTCGTCAGCAATGACTCCGGCCCCAAGCATCTCGCGGTTGCGCTCGGCGTCCCGACGGTGACCGTCTTCGGGCCGACGCATCCCGGGGCGTGGCAACCCCCGGCGGGACCGCACGCCGCGATCGAGGCCGCGGCCCTCGAGTGCCTCCACTGCAACCAGACCGTCTGCCCCTTGCCGGGAGACAGGTACATGCGTTGCATGAAGGACGTGACGGCCGCGATGGTGATCGAGGCGTGCCGCGCGAGGCTCCGAGACCGGGTCGGGAGCGTCGCATGA
- a CDS encoding glycosyltransferase family 2 protein, with protein sequence MSGGGGGAREPLSVLVTTRNEERAIRACLESVRWAEEVVVVDSGSTDGTLPIAHSIADRVLDHAYESPAAQKNWALPQLTHRWTLILDADERVPPPLRREIESVLADAARKEGYWIYRENYFYRRPIRSAGWQRDKVLRLFDRTKGAYRPVPVHEEIQLRGREGVLHERLLHEPYRDLDHYFEKWDRYSRWSAEDLRRRGIPASGGRLLLRPWLRFLRMYALEGGFREGRRGVVLCWLAAFSVFAKYARRWEHEIRDEGR encoded by the coding sequence ATGAGCGGTGGCGGCGGGGGCGCCCGCGAGCCGTTGAGCGTGCTCGTGACGACCAGGAACGAAGAGCGCGCGATCCGAGCGTGTCTCGAGTCGGTTCGCTGGGCCGAGGAAGTCGTGGTTGTGGATTCGGGGAGCACCGACGGGACGCTGCCGATCGCGCACTCGATCGCGGACCGCGTGCTGGATCATGCCTACGAGAGCCCGGCCGCGCAGAAGAATTGGGCCCTGCCGCAGCTCACCCACCGATGGACGTTGATTCTGGACGCCGACGAGCGCGTGCCGCCGCCGCTCCGACGGGAGATCGAGTCGGTCCTCGCCGACGCCGCGCGCAAGGAAGGCTACTGGATCTACCGCGAGAATTACTTCTACCGGAGGCCGATCCGGTCCGCCGGGTGGCAGCGCGACAAAGTGCTTCGCCTGTTCGATCGAACGAAGGGAGCCTACCGACCGGTCCCGGTCCACGAGGAGATCCAGCTTCGCGGAAGGGAGGGCGTGCTTCACGAAAGGCTCCTCCACGAGCCCTACCGCGATCTCGACCACTACTTCGAGAAATGGGATCGCTACTCGCGGTGGTCCGCCGAGGACCTGCGCCGCCGTGGGATCCCGGCCTCGGGGGGCCGTCTCCTCCTTCGCCCGTGGCTGCGATTCCTGCGCATGTACGCGCTGGAGGGGGGATTCCGGGAGGGACGGCGCGGCGTCGTGCTCTGCTGGCTGGCCGCGTTTTCCGTTTTCGCGAAGTACGCGCGGCGCTGGGAACACGAGATCCGGGACGAGGGGCGATGA
- the rseP gene encoding RIP metalloprotease RseP, with protein MHDFWTIALYGALVLGVLVFVHELGHFLVAKWLGVQVLSFSIGMGPRLFGFRRGGTDYRISVLPLGGFVRMAGDSPDSQDRQGQPYEFLEKPWWVRALITAAGPIANLIFAFLINVAVYCIGVKTPDFPSVVGRVSPHSIVESIGVREWDRIATLDGRPARTMRQLAAAVDRAARAKGPGSIPLTVLRHGKEVALRVPRRDAARLAEELDWNTGTVIGRVFVGLPAYQAGLREGDEIVSVNGQRVGNWSELSSRIRRSPDTPLELEVRRGSKMFLVTVKTTPDSVIGISLPETITIVERFALPQAAWLGVRQTLYAMGQIYNGLWSFLTNPIRLSSSVAGPIAIAQVARDQARSGWDQLLSFASFISVALMAMNLLPIPILDGGHVLFALLEGVRRKPLSVKTQAAFQRIGLAVLGGLVIFSFANDLTRVSQRRRAEAEINRRLNHNAPADTVPSSDGR; from the coding sequence ATGCATGATTTTTGGACGATCGCTCTGTACGGAGCCCTGGTTCTCGGCGTGCTCGTGTTCGTGCACGAGCTCGGGCATTTTCTCGTGGCCAAGTGGCTGGGCGTCCAGGTGCTTTCCTTCTCGATCGGGATGGGACCCCGCCTTTTCGGTTTCCGGAGAGGAGGAACCGACTACCGTATCTCGGTGCTGCCGCTGGGCGGATTCGTGCGGATGGCCGGCGACAGCCCCGACTCCCAGGACCGCCAGGGACAGCCCTACGAGTTCCTCGAGAAGCCCTGGTGGGTGCGGGCGCTGATCACCGCCGCAGGACCCATCGCGAACCTCATCTTCGCATTTCTCATCAACGTCGCGGTCTATTGCATCGGCGTGAAGACCCCCGACTTCCCTTCGGTCGTCGGACGCGTGAGTCCCCATTCGATCGTCGAGAGCATCGGCGTCCGCGAGTGGGACCGCATCGCCACGCTGGACGGCCGACCCGCGCGGACCATGCGGCAGCTCGCCGCGGCGGTGGATCGTGCCGCCCGAGCCAAAGGGCCGGGGTCCATTCCCTTGACGGTCTTGCGCCACGGGAAGGAAGTGGCCCTTCGGGTGCCGCGTCGCGATGCGGCGCGCCTGGCGGAGGAGCTGGACTGGAACACGGGGACCGTGATCGGAAGGGTATTCGTGGGCCTGCCGGCGTACCAGGCGGGGCTCCGCGAGGGAGACGAGATCGTGAGCGTGAACGGCCAACGCGTCGGGAACTGGTCGGAGCTCAGCTCGCGGATCCGGCGCAGCCCGGACACGCCCCTCGAGCTTGAGGTCCGCCGGGGCTCGAAGATGTTCCTGGTCACGGTGAAGACGACCCCCGACAGCGTGATCGGGATCTCGCTGCCGGAGACGATCACGATCGTGGAGCGTTTCGCGCTGCCGCAGGCCGCGTGGCTCGGCGTGAGACAGACGCTCTACGCGATGGGGCAGATTTATAACGGGCTCTGGAGCTTCCTGACCAATCCGATTCGCTTGAGCTCGAGCGTCGCGGGACCGATCGCGATCGCGCAGGTGGCGCGGGATCAGGCGAGAAGCGGCTGGGATCAGCTTCTCTCCTTCGCATCCTTCATCAGCGTTGCGCTGATGGCCATGAACCTGCTCCCCATTCCGATCCTGGATGGCGGCCACGTGCTTTTCGCGCTGCTCGAGGGCGTGCGCCGGAAACCTCTTTCGGTCAAGACTCAGGCCGCGTTCCAGCGCATCGGCCTCGCGGTGCTGGGAGGTCTCGTCATCTTTTCCTTCGCCAACGACCTCACCAGGGTCTCGCAGCGAAGGCGCGCCGAAGCAGAAATCAACCGCCGGCTGAACCACAACGCGCCCGCCGACACGGTTCCTTCCTCGGACGGACGCTGA
- a CDS encoding glycosyltransferase family 4 protein, producing MDVDSGRRRARAAAAPTGDRVGPRRRRAQGRLLDLPRELLLPEADPVRRVAARQSASPVRSNEGSLPTGPGPRGDPASRKGGRASRKAPPRALPRSRPLLREMGSLLAVVRRGPAPPWDPGLGGPSPPSPVAAIPAHVRAGGGIPGGTARRRALLAGRVFRFREVRAALGTRDPGRGAMRVAFFGAYDPSYARTRVLREGLESRGAEVLSVHAPRDSPGGIREIRLVVSWLRGARELDAILVPSFGHRDVLLARLLGRVVDSPVLFDPLVSRWDTQVGDLGRLKEGTVSAHRVRASDRVSLSLADMVLCDTWEHGDFYASEFGVTRSKLCRVPVGADRFAFELGERRAAGPRSGPLDVVYLGGYLPLHGLPAVIDAATELEARHGTGFASFTLIGGGMLMPRIERDIAARGLRSVRLLPRMPYDEALTRLARADVGLGIFGTSAKAARVVPHKVFQSMALGLPTITRRSAAIAEFFRDGEHLWLVPAGDGAALADAIESLAGDPARRETMGAAGRAAARAQASPNRIGDILVEAIQRSREATAPGARR from the coding sequence ATGGACGTTGATTCTGGACGCCGACGAGCGCGTGCCGCCGCCGCTCCGACGGGAGATCGAGTCGGTCCTCGCCGACGCCGCGCGCAAGGAAGGCTACTGGATCTACCGCGAGAATTACTTCTACCGGAGGCCGATCCGGTCCGCCGGGTGGCAGCGCGACAAAGTGCTTCGCCTGTTCGATCGAACGAAGGGAGCCTACCGACCGGTCCCGGTCCACGAGGAGATCCAGCTTCGCGGAAGGGAGGGCGTGCTTCACGAAAGGCTCCTCCACGAGCCCTACCGCGATCTCGACCACTACTTCGAGAAATGGGATCGCTACTCGCGGTGGTCCGCCGAGGACCTGCGCCGCCGTGGGATCCCGGCCTCGGGGGGCCGTCTCCTCCTTCGCCCGTGGCTGCGATTCCTGCGCATGTACGCGCTGGAGGGGGGATTCCGGGAGGGACGGCGCGGCGTCGTGCTCTGCTGGCTGGCCGCGTTTTCCGTTTTCGCGAAGTACGCGCGGCGCTGGGAACACGAGATCCGGGACGAGGGGCGATGAGGGTCGCCTTCTTCGGCGCCTACGACCCCTCCTACGCGCGCACCCGCGTCCTCCGCGAAGGGCTTGAGAGCCGCGGCGCCGAAGTTCTTTCGGTCCACGCGCCCAGGGATTCGCCGGGCGGCATTCGGGAGATACGCCTCGTGGTTTCCTGGCTTCGCGGGGCGCGCGAGCTCGACGCGATCCTTGTTCCATCCTTCGGGCATCGAGACGTTCTTCTCGCGCGGCTCCTGGGCCGTGTCGTGGACTCCCCCGTCCTCTTCGACCCTCTCGTTTCGCGCTGGGACACGCAGGTCGGCGACCTGGGCAGGCTCAAGGAGGGAACCGTGAGCGCGCATCGGGTCCGTGCGAGCGATCGCGTGTCGCTCTCCCTCGCGGACATGGTGCTGTGCGACACGTGGGAGCACGGGGATTTCTATGCCAGCGAGTTCGGGGTCACGCGGAGCAAGCTCTGCCGGGTTCCGGTCGGAGCCGATCGCTTCGCCTTCGAGCTGGGAGAAAGGCGCGCCGCCGGCCCGAGAAGCGGTCCGCTCGACGTCGTGTATCTGGGAGGATATCTGCCGCTCCACGGGCTCCCGGCGGTCATCGACGCGGCCACCGAGCTGGAGGCGCGCCACGGGACCGGGTTCGCGAGCTTCACCCTGATCGGCGGCGGCATGCTGATGCCTCGGATCGAGCGCGACATCGCGGCGCGCGGCCTCCGGAGCGTGCGGCTTCTCCCGCGGATGCCGTACGACGAGGCGCTGACGCGACTCGCGCGAGCCGACGTCGGCCTCGGCATCTTCGGCACGAGCGCCAAGGCGGCTCGCGTCGTGCCGCACAAGGTGTTCCAGTCGATGGCGCTCGGCCTGCCCACGATCACGCGTCGCTCCGCGGCGATCGCCGAGTTTTTCCGCGATGGGGAGCACCTGTGGCTCGTGCCTGCCGGGGACGGCGCGGCGCTGGCGGACGCGATCGAGTCGCTCGCCGGGGATCCGGCGCGCCGTGAGACCATGGGGGCGGCGGGCCGCGCCGCCGCCCGCGCGCAGGCCTCGCCGAATCGGATCGGCGATATCCTCGTCGAGGCGATCCAACGCTCGCGCGAAGCCACCGCGCCGGGCGCGCGCCGGTGA